A region from the Drosophila ananassae strain 14024-0371.13 chromosome 2L, ASM1763931v2, whole genome shotgun sequence genome encodes:
- the LOC6500077 gene encoding esterase B1 isoform X1 produces the protein MALAGYRNQGLSDGDLGARVETSTGPVHGRSCTGIYGDEYVSFEGIPYAQPPVGPLRFKAPQPVEPWTSPLDCSKTGNKPLQFNQYTKTLVGSEDCLYLNVYVKELNSATPLPMVVYFFGGGFEKGDPTKDLHSPDYFMMRNMIVVTVSYRVGPLGFLSLNDPAVGVPGNAGLKDQLLAMKWISQNAAAFNGDPKNITAFGESAGAASVHYLMLNPQAEGLFQKAILQSGNVLCPWALCPLENLPHRLASHLGMESAEHVTDAMVLDYLQNLPGEDLVTPYLLSPSDHLNDCVFQFGPKVEPYKTEHCVLPKHPKELLSTAWGNRIPVLMSGTSFEGLLMYARVSIAPYLLTTLKTEPEHMLPLDLKQNMPQALARNLGQRLQEMHFGDTDISMSPEAVVAYCEYASYKVFWLPILRVVRSRLKNSRAPTYLYRFDFDSPTFNHQRLQYCGDKLRGVAHVDDHSYLWYGEFSWKLDRNTPEFLTIERMIDMLFTFASAGNPNCDRIKDQLPRTKEWKPLDRNSALECLNISNSIKVMELPELQKLKVWESVCHSK, from the exons ATGGCGCTAGCAGGTTACAGGAATCAAGGGTTGTCCGATGGAGACCTTGGCGCCCGGGTGGAAACAAGCACGGGGCCGGTGCACGGCCGTTCCTGCACAGGGATCTATGGAGACGAGTACGTTAGCTTCGAGGGAATCCCCtacgcccagccgcctgtggggcCTCTCAGGTTTAAGGCTCCCCAGCCAGTGGAGCCCTGGACCTCGCCCCTGGACTGCTCTAAAACGGGCAACAAACCACTGCAATTTAACCAATATACGAAAACGTTAGTCGGCTCCGAGGACTGCCTGTACCTGAACGTCTACGTCAAGGAG ctTAACTCGGCGACTCCCCTGCCCATGGTTGTCTACTTCTTTGGAGGTGGCTTCGAAAAGGGCGATCCCACAAAGGATCTACACAGCCCCGACTACTTCATGATGCGAAACATGATCGTAGTTACGGTGTCCTATCGAGTGGGTCCACTAGGTTTCCTGAGCCTCAACGATCCAGCCGTGGGAGTGCCCGGTAATGCCGGACTTAAAGATCAGCTTTTAGCCATGAAATGGATATCCCAAAATGCGGCCGCCTTCAACGGGGACCCTAAAAACATAACCGCCTTCGGGGAAAGTGCCGGTGCCGCTTCCGTCCATTATTTAATGCTGAATCCTCAAGCGGAGGGACTCTTCCAGAAGGCCATCTTGCAGTCAGGCAATGTCCTATGTCCCTGGGCTCTATGTCCACTGGAGAATTTGCCGCACCGTCTGGCGTCCCATTTGGGAATGGAAAGTGCGGAGCATGTAACTGACGCCATGGTGCTGGACTACCTGCAGAACCTTCCTGGAGAGGACTTGGTTACGCCCTATCTGCTCAGTCCGTCTGACCACCTCAACGACTGCGTCTTTCAGTTCGGGCCAAAAGTTGAGCCGTACAAAACGGAACACTGCGTCCTGCCAAAGCATCCAAAGGAACTTCTTAGCACGGCATGGGGCAATCGCATTCCAGTGCTGATGAGCGGCACCTCCTTCGAGGGATTGCTTATGTACGCTCGTGTCTCGATAGCTCCATACTTGCTTACTACCCTAAAAACTGAACCGGAACACATGCTTCCACTGGACTTAAAGCAAAATATGCCTCAGGCCTTGGCTCGTAACTTGGGGCAGCGTCTGCAGGAAATGCATTTCGGGGACACAGATATATCGATGTCGCCAGAGGCAGTTGTGGCCTATTGCGAG TACGCCAGTTACAAGGTCTTTTGGCTTCCCATTCTCCGGGTTGTAAGGTCGCGACTTAAAAATTCAAGGGCGCCTACTTACCTGTACCGCTTCGATTTTGATTCCCCCACTTTTAATCACCAGCGCTTACAGTACTGCGGGGACAAGTTGCGAGGAGTGGCTCATGTGGACGACCACTCGTACCTGTGGTACGGGGAATTCTCCTGGAAGCTGGACAGAAACACACCCGAGTTCCTGACCATCGAGCGCATGATCGATATGCTGTTCACCTTTGCCAGTGCCGGAAATCCGAACTGCGACCGAATCAAGGATCAACTTCCTCGCACCAAAGAGTGGAAACCTTTGGACAGAAATTCAGCTCTGGAGTGTCTAAACATTTCTAATAGCATTAAAGTGATGGAACTGCCGGAACTCCAGAAGCTGAAAGTCTGGGAGAGCGTTTGCCATTCCAAATAG
- the LOC6500077 gene encoding esterase B1 isoform X2, which translates to MALAGYRNQGLSDGDLGARVETSTGPVHGRSCTGIYGDEYVSFEGIPYAQPPVGPLRFKAPQPVEPWTSPLDCSKTGNKPLQFNQYTKTLVGSEDCLYLNVYVKELNSATPLPMVVYFFGGGFEKGDPTKDLHSPDYFMMRNMIVVTVSYRVGPLGFLSLNDPAVGVPGNAGLKDQLLAMKWISQNAAAFNGDPKNITAFGESAGAASVHYLMLNPQAEGLFQKAILQSGNVLCPWALCPLENLPHRLASHLGMESAEHVTDAMVLDYLQNLPGEDLVTPYLLSPSDHLNDCVFQFGPKVEPYKTEHCVLPKHPKELLSTAWGNRIPVLMSGTSFEGLLMYARVSIAPYLLTTLKTEPEHMLPLDLKQNMPQALARNLGQRLQEMHFGDTDISMSPEAVVAYCELQGLLASHSPGCKVAT; encoded by the exons ATGGCGCTAGCAGGTTACAGGAATCAAGGGTTGTCCGATGGAGACCTTGGCGCCCGGGTGGAAACAAGCACGGGGCCGGTGCACGGCCGTTCCTGCACAGGGATCTATGGAGACGAGTACGTTAGCTTCGAGGGAATCCCCtacgcccagccgcctgtggggcCTCTCAGGTTTAAGGCTCCCCAGCCAGTGGAGCCCTGGACCTCGCCCCTGGACTGCTCTAAAACGGGCAACAAACCACTGCAATTTAACCAATATACGAAAACGTTAGTCGGCTCCGAGGACTGCCTGTACCTGAACGTCTACGTCAAGGAG ctTAACTCGGCGACTCCCCTGCCCATGGTTGTCTACTTCTTTGGAGGTGGCTTCGAAAAGGGCGATCCCACAAAGGATCTACACAGCCCCGACTACTTCATGATGCGAAACATGATCGTAGTTACGGTGTCCTATCGAGTGGGTCCACTAGGTTTCCTGAGCCTCAACGATCCAGCCGTGGGAGTGCCCGGTAATGCCGGACTTAAAGATCAGCTTTTAGCCATGAAATGGATATCCCAAAATGCGGCCGCCTTCAACGGGGACCCTAAAAACATAACCGCCTTCGGGGAAAGTGCCGGTGCCGCTTCCGTCCATTATTTAATGCTGAATCCTCAAGCGGAGGGACTCTTCCAGAAGGCCATCTTGCAGTCAGGCAATGTCCTATGTCCCTGGGCTCTATGTCCACTGGAGAATTTGCCGCACCGTCTGGCGTCCCATTTGGGAATGGAAAGTGCGGAGCATGTAACTGACGCCATGGTGCTGGACTACCTGCAGAACCTTCCTGGAGAGGACTTGGTTACGCCCTATCTGCTCAGTCCGTCTGACCACCTCAACGACTGCGTCTTTCAGTTCGGGCCAAAAGTTGAGCCGTACAAAACGGAACACTGCGTCCTGCCAAAGCATCCAAAGGAACTTCTTAGCACGGCATGGGGCAATCGCATTCCAGTGCTGATGAGCGGCACCTCCTTCGAGGGATTGCTTATGTACGCTCGTGTCTCGATAGCTCCATACTTGCTTACTACCCTAAAAACTGAACCGGAACACATGCTTCCACTGGACTTAAAGCAAAATATGCCTCAGGCCTTGGCTCGTAACTTGGGGCAGCGTCTGCAGGAAATGCATTTCGGGGACACAGATATATCGATGTCGCCAGAGGCAGTTGTGGCCTATTGCGAG TTACAAGGTCTTTTGGCTTCCCATTCTCCGGGTTGTAAGGTCGCGACTTAA
- the LOC6500461 gene encoding esterase B1 isoform X1, producing MEFQVGWPKLIKMGAKLVGHKLQQYRLSTGNTLVLDTKFGQVRGLQRKTVYDGELYFAFEGIPYAKPPVGELRFRAPQPPEPWQGVLDCTTYRAKPLQRNILLSIVEGSEDCLHLNIYVKDLETKEPLPVIVWIYGGGFQKGEASRDIYSPDYFMKQPVVFVCINYRLGALGFLSLKDPQLDVPGNAGLKDQVQALRWISQNIANFNGDPNNITIMGESAGAASVHVMMTTEQTRGLFHKAIMQSGCALSEWADSPDRKWAFRLARGMGYKGSEKDADVLSFLNKASGRQIANIDQDIITQDEMRNFTLFAFGPVVEPYESDHCVVPKKHKEMLATAWGNDIPIIMGGNSFEGLFSYQVVKKDPWALKNFHNILPREVSEASSQEERDLLVRRLKKVYFNNELQESMDFFEALNIFSHRQIWHDLHRLVLARQTYAAGKPTYLYRFDFDSPYFNQFRGLVCGDQVRGVSHADELSYQFYNIIASKLEKSSMEYKTIERMVGMWTSFAANGDPNCPEIKSTTWEPIGAKENGTEKCFNISHNLEMRELPEFDSLTVWDSFYPKGTLF from the exons atGGAATTTCAAGTTGGATGGCCAAAATTGATCAAGATGGGTGCCAA GTTGGTGGGCCACAAGCTGCAGCAGTATCGCCTGTCCACAGGTAACACCCTCGTGCTGGACACTAAGTTCGGCCAGGTGCGAGGACTCCAGAGGAAGACTGTGTACGACGGGGAGTTGTACTTCGCCTTCGAGGGAATACCATACGCAAAGCCACCGGTGGGAGAGCTCCGGTTCCGTGCCCCCCAGCCGCCGGAGCCATGGCAGGGAGTCCTGGACTGCACAACCTACCGGGCAAAGCCCTTGCAACGCAACATTCTTCTCAGTATCGTGGAAGGCAGCGAGGACTGTTTGCACCTTAATATCTACGTGAAGGACCTTGAAACGAAAGAGCCCCTGCCTGTTATTGTTTGGATATACGGTGGGGGTTTTCAGAAGGGCGAGGCCTCAAGGGACATATACAGTCCAGACTACTTCATGAAGCAGCCAGTGGTCTTTGTCTGCATCAACTACCGACTGGGTGCCTTGG GCTTCCTTAGCCTTAAGGATCCTCAGCTGGACGTCCCTGGTAACGCTGGACTTAAGGATCAGGTTCAAGCTTTACGTTGGATCAGCCAGAACATTGCCAACTTTAATGGTGATCCCAACAACATCACCATCATGGGGGAGAGTGCCGGAGCTGCTTCCGTCCACGTAATGATGACCACGGAGCAGACGCGTGGGCTTTTCCACAAGGCCATCATGCAATCCGGATGTGCCCTGAGTGAATGGGCGGACAGTCCGGATCGCAAGTGGGCCTTCCGGCTGGCCCGGGGCATGGGCTATAAGGGCAGCGAAAAGGATGCCGACGTGCTGAGTTTCCTGAACAAAGCTTCCGGCCGACAGATAGCGAATATCGACCAAGACATTATTACGCAGGACGAGATGCGAAACTTTACTCTCTTTGCTTTCGGTCCTGTGGTAGAACCCTACGAGAGCGATCATTGTGTTGTACCGAAAAAACATAAGGAAATGTTGGCCACCGCTTGGGGTAACGATATACCCATCATAATGGGCGGGAACTCATTTGAAGGGCTGTTCTCCTATCAAGTGGTAAAGAAGGACCCCTGGGCCTTGAAAAACTTCCACAACATCCTCCCCAGGGAAGTGAGCGAAGCCAGCAGCCAGGAGGAGCGGGATCTTCTTGTGCGTCGCCTCAAGAAGGTCTACTTCAACAACGAGCTTCAGGAATCGATGGACTTCTTCGAggctttaaatatattttcccaTCGCCAAATCTGGCACGATCTGCACCGATTGGTTCTCGCTCGTCAGACCTATGCTGCTGGGAAGCCCACATATTTGTACCGCTTCGACTTTGATTCACCGTATTTCAACCAATTCCGCGGATTAGTGTGCGGTGATCAAGTCCGGGGAGTGTCTCATGCCGATGAATTATCCTACCAGTTCTACAATATTATTGCCTCCAAGCTGGAGAAGTCATCAATGGAGTACAAAACCATTGAGAGGATGGTGGGCATGTGGACATCATTCGCCGCCAATGGCGATCCCAACTGTCCGGAAATCAAGTCCACCACTTGGGAACCCATTGGAGCAAAAGAAAATGGCACGGAGAAGTGTTTCAATATAAGCCATAATTTAGAAATGCGGGAATTGCCAGAGTTTGATTCGCTGACCGTGTGGGATAGTTTTTACCCCAAAGGGACCCTTTTCTAG
- the LOC6500461 gene encoding esterase B1 isoform X2 — translation MLSSQTRCFLSLKDPQLDVPGNAGLKDQVQALRWISQNIANFNGDPNNITIMGESAGAASVHVMMTTEQTRGLFHKAIMQSGCALSEWADSPDRKWAFRLARGMGYKGSEKDADVLSFLNKASGRQIANIDQDIITQDEMRNFTLFAFGPVVEPYESDHCVVPKKHKEMLATAWGNDIPIIMGGNSFEGLFSYQVVKKDPWALKNFHNILPREVSEASSQEERDLLVRRLKKVYFNNELQESMDFFEALNIFSHRQIWHDLHRLVLARQTYAAGKPTYLYRFDFDSPYFNQFRGLVCGDQVRGVSHADELSYQFYNIIASKLEKSSMEYKTIERMVGMWTSFAANGDPNCPEIKSTTWEPIGAKENGTEKCFNISHNLEMRELPEFDSLTVWDSFYPKGTLF, via the exons atgTTATCATCACAAACTAGAT GCTTCCTTAGCCTTAAGGATCCTCAGCTGGACGTCCCTGGTAACGCTGGACTTAAGGATCAGGTTCAAGCTTTACGTTGGATCAGCCAGAACATTGCCAACTTTAATGGTGATCCCAACAACATCACCATCATGGGGGAGAGTGCCGGAGCTGCTTCCGTCCACGTAATGATGACCACGGAGCAGACGCGTGGGCTTTTCCACAAGGCCATCATGCAATCCGGATGTGCCCTGAGTGAATGGGCGGACAGTCCGGATCGCAAGTGGGCCTTCCGGCTGGCCCGGGGCATGGGCTATAAGGGCAGCGAAAAGGATGCCGACGTGCTGAGTTTCCTGAACAAAGCTTCCGGCCGACAGATAGCGAATATCGACCAAGACATTATTACGCAGGACGAGATGCGAAACTTTACTCTCTTTGCTTTCGGTCCTGTGGTAGAACCCTACGAGAGCGATCATTGTGTTGTACCGAAAAAACATAAGGAAATGTTGGCCACCGCTTGGGGTAACGATATACCCATCATAATGGGCGGGAACTCATTTGAAGGGCTGTTCTCCTATCAAGTGGTAAAGAAGGACCCCTGGGCCTTGAAAAACTTCCACAACATCCTCCCCAGGGAAGTGAGCGAAGCCAGCAGCCAGGAGGAGCGGGATCTTCTTGTGCGTCGCCTCAAGAAGGTCTACTTCAACAACGAGCTTCAGGAATCGATGGACTTCTTCGAggctttaaatatattttcccaTCGCCAAATCTGGCACGATCTGCACCGATTGGTTCTCGCTCGTCAGACCTATGCTGCTGGGAAGCCCACATATTTGTACCGCTTCGACTTTGATTCACCGTATTTCAACCAATTCCGCGGATTAGTGTGCGGTGATCAAGTCCGGGGAGTGTCTCATGCCGATGAATTATCCTACCAGTTCTACAATATTATTGCCTCCAAGCTGGAGAAGTCATCAATGGAGTACAAAACCATTGAGAGGATGGTGGGCATGTGGACATCATTCGCCGCCAATGGCGATCCCAACTGTCCGGAAATCAAGTCCACCACTTGGGAACCCATTGGAGCAAAAGAAAATGGCACGGAGAAGTGTTTCAATATAAGCCATAATTTAGAAATGCGGGAATTGCCAGAGTTTGATTCGCTGACCGTGTGGGATAGTTTTTACCCCAAAGGGACCCTTTTCTAG
- the LOC6500076 gene encoding esterase B1, translating to MEIKVGVGDLLKMGTKLIGHKIVQYRLGTKQTKVVCTRDGQVRGVRRRTLYDEELYYSFEGIPFAQPPVGELRFRAPQLPRPWTGVRDCTFPRAKPMQKHFVLSIVEGNEDCLYLNVYSKRLKSDKPLPVIVWIYGGGFQFGEASRDLYSPDYFMKHDVVVVTFNYRVGVLGFLSLLDRDLDVPGNAGLKDQVMALRWISQNISQFNGDPQNITLMGESAGAASVHAMMTTEQTRGLFHKAIMQSGSMYCEWANEPRGRWAFRLACLLGYEGSENEKEVFRFLQKASASEMASQSLCLISEEERRNYVLFPFTPVVEPYLTNDCVFPRSYREILPAAWGNDLPLILGANSFEGLFSYQAILHDEEHMLSAFEALIPHDIRERRSQTELKDLMRQFKIDNFDDATRGRMEFNECLQILSIKHFWHGTHRTVLARHRYNPNTPTFLYRFDMDSPHFNHFRQLLCGKHVRGVCHADDVSYLFYHILASKIEKSSIEYQTIERMVDMWISFARNDNPNCPQIAPITWDALEAEGPQKCLNIGKTLHFIDLPESKQIRFWDRLYDKHDLV from the exons ATGGAGATCAAAGTGGGCGTGGGCGATCTGCTCAAAATGGGCACCAA ACTGATTGGCCACAAGATAGTCCAGTACCGCCTGGGCACCAAGCAAACTAAGGTGGTCTGCACCCGGGATGGACAGGTGCGAGGCGTTCGTCGCCGGACTCTTTATGATGAAGAACTGTATTACTCCTTCGAGGGCATCCCTTTTGCCCAACCCCCGGTGGGAGAATTGCGCTTCCGGGCGCCCCAGTTGCCACGACCCTGGACGGGAGTGAGGGACTGCACCTTTCCAAGAGCCAAGCCCATGCAGAAGCACTTCGTCCTAAGCATCGTCGAGGGCAACGAGGATTGCTTGTACTTGAATGTGTACTCAAAACGTCTAAAATCGGATAAACCCCTGCCAGTCATCGTTTGGATATATGGAGGCGGATTTCAGTTCGGCGAAGCTAGCCGGGACTTGTACAGTCCGGATTACTTTATGAAGCACGACGTGGTTGTGGTCACATTCAACTACAGAGTGGGTGTTCTAG gaTTCCTGAGTCTTTTGGATCGCGACTTGGATGTCCCAGGAAATGCCGGCCTTAAGGATCAGGTAATGGCTCTGCGCTGGATCAGTCAAAACATCTCCCAATTCAACGGGGATCCCCAAAACATCACGTTGATGGGTGAGAGTGCGGGTGCTGCCTCCGTCCATGCGATGATGACCACGGAGCAGACGAGGGGTCTCTTCCACAAGGCCATCATGCAGTCGGGATCGATGTACTGTGAATGGGCGAATGAACCAAGAGGCCGGTGGGCATTCCGACTGGCGTGCCTACTCGGGTACGAGGGCAGCGAGAACGAGAAAGAGGTCTTTCGGTTCCTTCAAAAGGCTTCCGCCTCCGAAATGGCCAGCCAGAGCCTATGTCTCATCTCAGAGGAGGAACGACGAAACTATGTGCTCTTCCCATTTACCCCGGTGGTGGAACCCTACCTTACCAATGATTGTGTCTTTCCCCGATCATATCGGGAGATTCTACCAGCTGCATGGGGCAATGACTTGCCTCTGATCTTGGGCGCCAACTCCTTCGAGGGTCTCTTCTCCTACCAGGCCATCTTGCACGACGAGGAGCACATGCTGAGTGCCTTCGAGGCACTCATTCCTCACGACATCAGGGAAAGGCGTTCCCAGACGGAACTCAAGGATCTTATGCGCCAGTTCAAGATAGACAACTTCGATGACGCCACCAGAGGACGCATGGAGTTCAATGAGTGCCTGCAGATCCTTTCAATAAAACACTTCTGGCATGGTACTCACCGTACCGTCCTGGCTCGTCATCGCTACAACCCCAATACGCCAACCTTTTTGTACCGCTTTGATATGGACTCGCCGCACTTTAACCACTTCCGGCAACTGTTGTGCGGCAAGCATGTCCGCGGAGTGTGCCACGCAGACGATGTGTCCTATCTCTTTTACCACATCCTGGCATCCAAGATAGAAAAGTCCTCGATAGAGTACCAGACGATCGAGCGGATGGTGGACATGTGGATCTCCTTCGCCCGTAATGATAATCCCAACTGTCCACAAATTGCCCCCATTACGTGGGATGCCCTTGAAGCTGAGGGTCCCCAAAAATGCCTTAACATTGGAAAAACCCTGCACTTTATTGACTTGCCAGAATCAAAACAGATTCGCTTTTGGGATAGGCTTTACGATAAACACGACTTGGTCTAA